Proteins from a single region of Megachile rotundata isolate GNS110a chromosome 7, iyMegRotu1, whole genome shotgun sequence:
- the mask gene encoding multiple ankyrin repeats single KH domain isoform X1, whose protein sequence is MQNVAQGTTSDSQKHEKSASIHHDIGKTSSTPQSSNSSPTKSETETFSELQPRFMADSSESEEDSVSEVECFAIDQVELDEGHHLESSKFLLTSEDPERSVDPETQARLEALLEAAGIGKLSSGDGKHLADHEVLRRLTSSVSCALDEAAAALTRMRSDNPRTQNEKRSLVEACSDGDVGTVKKLLTEGRSVNETTEEGESLLSLACSAGYYELAQVLLAMNANVEDRGIKGDCTPLMEAASAGHVDVVSLLIAHGADVNAQSNSGNTPLIYGCAGGHEEVVRVLLEAGANIEDHNENGHTPLMEAASAGHVQVAKILLEHGAGINTHSNEFKESALTLACYKGHLEMVRFLLEAGADQEHKTDEMHTALMEASMDGHVEVARLLLDSGAQVNMPTDSFESPLTLAACGGHVDLAMLLIERGANIEEVNDEGYTPLMEAAREGHEEMVALLLSQGANINAQTEETQETALTLACCGGFLEVADFLIKAGADIELGASTPLMEAAQEGHLDLVRYLLESAADVHAQTQTGDTALTYACENGHTDVVDLLLQFGADLEHESEGGRTPLMKACRAGHLCTVQFLISKRADVNRQTTNNDHTPLSLACAGGHLTVVELLLAQSANPFHKLKDNSTMLIEAAKGGHTSVVQLLLDYPHSIMMSTPHNTAPTPMLLPQQQQQQQQQQQQQQQQQQQQQQQQQQQQQQQQQQQSQQQSQQQQQQQQQQQPQQPQQHATHQQHVPHQQHTSTQPQAHQQQQHAAEQPQAQNLQPKHNTQKSLLRKNRSVTVMPDMSLTSAEAQQVRSQPAGESVVTTKDDTNILDKGSGGFTNLSEPNISLSPAPAPTPGLNISESRKKRILEDIQRVERELQINGPEDYFSGLRNSVVTQRQQQQQQQPEDPSESDTLSPGLVCSTSGMSGNSLAHQGASQAISLYNAFLRGKRIAQETQLSLVPSISETFPATNTFPTSPPLSLATIPVTSSIPLVTSNVSSTTTPSPPSISTPPTVMAVSQPITASSDVSQNTAISDRPKAKPVSKKEGKNIRKASSSVIGGKLQQQQQQQQQQQQQQQQQQQATLMAGLQQQYQQKQRQHTYQVQQVHQLQQLNQQLQLQLDQVQVQQQQQQQQSQTQQQPQSQQLQLQQSQSQQQPGVVTASGNNILMPTQLMSHLHPTHTHHLHDQQATQQNLAEQTDPELARLHRDGACPFVAAAQKAKALCTSESVIKLEDGTHIPLDDAFEIFRSISFDDTVDVATEDQEKLELKRLEVSAGKDPQQPQQQQQHQSPPQQVQQQQNLQTTQIVQQAASPYTSQEYFTNPVSSVPSVSLPTLPSLQVTSAGVQIQADISAGLQLTGTQPLQNQPFKDALTVYQEGYLQGLRCHFQPQLLLQSSEITFPTQGLPTVSEATGIVDNIPHQTNGYGQSTACSTNQVQVATQTQAPAATTTAATIVASDKKQVYTAPTTGKGKKGRYPLLPQQPSCQQQQQQQQQQQQQQQQQQTANTQQQTPNFPNQNYQLDPTTVAGQYTTGVPTVGGYTTSQVPPAPFSCMDVDSETDSNHDTALTLACAGGHEELVELLLSRGADIEHRDKKGFTPLILAATAGHHKVVEILLNHGADIEAQSERTKDTPLSLACSGGRYEVVDLLLNRGANKEHRNVSDYTPLSLAASGGYVNIIKLLLSHGAEINSRTGSKLGISPLMLAAMNGHVAAVKLLLDMGSDINAQIETNRNTALTLACFQGRHEVVSLLLDRKANVEHRAKTGLTPLMEAASGGYVEVGRVLLTKGADVNATPVPSSRDTALTIAADKGHCRFVELLLSRGTQVEVKNKKGNSPLWLAANGGHLNVVDLLYHAGADIDSQDNRKVSCLMAAFRKGHIKVVKWMVNHVTQFPSDQEMTRYIATVSDKELLEKCQECVKVIRAAKETQAAKANKNATILLEELDMEKTREESKKAAAARRRERKKKKKLEKKEEKRKLHEEYKKSETNYEDKEESGKKSGDEECDRADDSEHETGDGCERMDSMPSPVNRSPEDPDREEGDSGIDANSQGSCSSNDVKAREKKKDKKKKKSSSSSSSSPATNEKDTSPQRSPKSVIAQSTSLPQNSITPTKSQNNSSDKRTMINSTGAVSASVSMSVSTSTSTSTSTSTSTAAVTTNTRSSTVNCGERKLKGQLVFESSRHPADREDFEATGNETYMPGKGKKAYSNQYDGDALNTSMKSNNTTSPKQGGKREEGWKEVVRKGQSDDSGRFMNSPFRSKKVSVPPNAISRVIGRGGSNINAIRGATGAHIEVEKQSKCQGERIITIKGSSDATKQAHTLIAALIKDPDVDILQMLPKSKLTVVTTSCWDKTVSTIASSKAKLGAVSKPSSLMSNSSSTQINKSNYTPGVSTVNQLIPLRSSSSIKLTGAFPTPLPRATAPRLVAAAEKRAQAVAAQMASSSSNTKTTMSYTSAIMTAGRATKIVTTSTTQTFAAKLSEITASTHTSTTVMQSTHTTVNKQKSLQANTVTVMSATAAAMAQTSSQQSIVSTSPKHCRPLPTLSAPPTMVSHYSGKSTYSPGSNTAVSSATNTVVAYCPENSTASTCSNATIRVSPSPPVVPQCQQMQQQQQHQHQHQQQQHPHHQQQQQSQQQQQQSHQQQQQQQPQQQQQQQVRSSTPIAQTIQEQQQQHQHQQQQQQQQQQQQQQQQQQQQQQQTNNTPLEYSLFNDTFTKVTQQSMWGGRENESQKGMNFATVAGGGVSVNTSGSSSSKFIDSVPPQVDASKAPGYRGTTMCSPVSSKSNNSATNANVNPNANTNANANANANANASNMGSGGSSNAGHNPIQPPQFQSSGNYSEHPLSNKPPGSLAVARPVIPQQSMEMSAAAAAAAAAAAAMGTQYNRPVFQGDLTSRNATTHQAHVIASTSQATLDVGLFKGNNVGYEHPNVNSSLLKMVPNEAAQGHPLLPFHPHMQNFTQTIAAPSASVNTTVSMSRLNPRAPDFSSSLHLNNKPQVTMFNAGSAAGIHPNMFATVPPPPPSAIQSNNLAMLGNFPLGKYQPASRATPNTGISTNGQTRWPFAPPHNNYPPHQEPMIGQIGLSNHLANITAQPGSIDLITSLENGGSPAISPSSPAQVAQEMNQLKIEDRKVPRPIGTERAWKNYTMAGMGPGGDADSINWMLNNEKLVGSWASLAPGIDRHQMFRSNAAYNRISNVDAELHQMMESSFQGHVDTQQPFPNGSAAALSIMPGLTLLPGQFGTPALTEIPPNEANKMDAPAWGIPDAVQDKQHPAWNKWAH, encoded by the exons ATGCAGAATGTAGCACAAGGAACGACCTCGGATAGTCAGAAGCACGAGAAATCAGCGAGCATTCACCACGACATTGGAAAGACGTCGTCAACTCCCCAGTCTTCGAACTCCAGTCCAACCAAGTCAGAGACCGAGACCTTCTCTGAACTGCAGCCACGCTTTATGGCAGACTCGTCGGAGAGCGAAGAAGACAGTGTTTCAGAG GTGGAGTGTTTTGCGATTGATCAGGTCGAATTAGACGAAGGTCATCATTTAGAGTCGTCTAAGTTTCTATTGACTTCCGAAGATCCAGAAAGATCTGTGGATCCTGAGACTCAGGCACGATTAGAAGCTTTATTGGAAGCAGCTGGTATTGGCAAGTTGTCGTCAGGCGATGGGAAGCACTTGGCTGATCACGAAGTGCTCCGTCGCTTAACATCCAGTGTTTCTTGTGCATTAGATGAAGCAGCAGCTGCGTTAACTCGTATGCGCAGCGACAATCCACGCACGCAAAACGAAAAGCGCTCTCTCGTAGAGGCTTGCAGCGACGGCGACGTTGGTACTGTTAAGAAATTATTAACCGAAGGACGGAGCGTTAACGAAACGACCGAGGAAGGAGAGAGTTTGCTCTCTCTCGCTTGCTCTGCTGGTTATTACGAACTTGCTCAG GTACTTTTAGCAATGAATGCCAACGTAGAAGATCGAGGCATAAAAGGGGATTGTACCCCTTTAATGGAAGCTGCCAGTGCAGGGCATGTAGATGTTGTGAGCTTGCTAATTGCTCATGGAGCTGATGTTAATGCTCAATCTAATTCAG GTAACACACCCCTTATATATGGCTGTGCGGGTGGTCACGAAGAGGTAGTGCGAGTATTGTTAGAAGCAGGCGCTAATATAGAAGATCACAACGAGAATGGTCATACGCCTTTAATGGAAGCAGCTAGTGCTGGGCATGTTCAAGTAGCTAAAATTTTACTAGAGCATGGCGCTGGAATTAATACTCATTCCAATGAATTTAAAGAATCTGCGCTAACATTGGCCTGTTATAAAGGACATTTAGAAATGGTTCGATTCTTATTAGAAGCTGGCGCAGATCAG GAGCACAAAACCGACGAAATGCACACTGCCCTTATGGAAGCATCGATGGACGGTCATGTGGAAGTAGCTCGTTTGCTCTTAGATTCGGGTGCGCAAGTAAATATGCCAACGGACAGTTTTGAATCTCCATTAACTTTAGCTGCTTGTGGGGGGCATGTGGATCTTGCTATGCTTTTGATCGAGCGAGGAGCCAATATTGAGGAAGTGAATGACGAGGGTTATACACCATTGATGGAAGCGGCACGCGAGGGTCATGAAGAAATGGTTGCATTACTTCTAAGCCAAG GGGCGAACATCAATGCCCAAACAGAGGAAACGCAAGAAACAGCACTTACCTTAGCCTGTTGCGGTGGTTTTTTGGAAGTTGCGGATTTTCTAATTAAAGCGGGAGCTGATATTGAATTGGGTGCCTCTACTCCTTTAATGGAAGCTGCACAAGAGGGTCATTTAGATCTCGTTCGTTATTTACTTGAATCTGCGGCAGATGTTCACGCTCAAACGCAAACAGGGGATACCGCATTAACGTATGCCTGTGAAAACGGTCATACAGATGTTGTGGATCTCTTGCTTCAATTTGGTGCCGATTTA gaGCACGAATCGGAAGGAGGAAGAACACCTTTAATGAAGGCATGTAGAGCAGGTCATCTCTGTACAGTTCAATTTCTTATATCGAAACGTGCAGATGTTAATAGACAAACAACAAACAACGATCATACACCTCTTTCATTGGCTTGCGCTGGTGGACATCTCACTGTCGTAGAACTTTTGCTTGCGCAGTCTGCAAACCCATTTCATAAACTTAAG GATAATTCTACGATGCTGATAGAAGCTGCTAAAGGTGGACATACCAGCGTGGTTCAACTTCTGCTAGATTACCCTCACAGTATTATGATGAGTACACCGCATAATACAGCGCCCACGCCTATGTTACTTcctcaacaacaacagcagcagcagcagcaacaacaacagcagcagcagcagcaacaacaacaacaacagcagcagcagcaacaacaacaacagcagcagcagcagcaatcTCAGCAGCAgtcgcagcagcagcaacaacaacagcagcagcagcaaccgCAGCAGCCACAGCAGCATGCAACGCATCAACAACATGTGCCCCATCAACAACATACTTCCACACAACCACAGGCGCATCAGCAGCAACAACATGCTGCAGAACAACCACAAGCGCAGAATCTACAACCCAAACATAATACGCAAAAATCATTACTAAGAAAAAATCGATCTGTAACCGTGATGCCCGATATGAGTCTTACTTCTGCCGAGGCGCAACAAGTTCGTTCACAACCCGCAGGAGAATCTGTTGTAACAACTAAGGACGATACTAATATCTTGGATAAAGGTAGCGGAGGATTTACTAACCTTTCGGAACCTAACATAAGTCTTAGCCCCGCTCCAGCACCAACACCAGGATTAAATATTTCCGAAAGTCGAAAGAAAAGGATCCTTGAGGATATTCAA AGGGTAGAAAGAGAGCTTCAAATTAACGGGCCGGAAGATTATTTCTCCGGATTAAGAAATTCCGTTGTAACTCAacggcaacaacaacaacagcaacagccaGAAGATCCTAGCGAATCAGATACATTATCACCAG GTTTAGTTTGCAGTACGAGTGGTATGTCTGGGAATTCATTGGCTCATCAAGGCGCCAGCCAGGCAATATCATTGTATAATGCATTTCTCAGAGGAAAACGAATTGCACAAGAAACTCAGTTATCTTTAGTTCCGTCTATATCGGAAACTTTTCCAGCAACAAATACTTTTCCTACTTCTCCTCCTCTTTCTCTTGCAACGATACCTGTTACGTCGTCTATTCCGCTGGTCACTTCAAATGTATCTTCGACAACTACACCGAGTCCTCCAAGCATATCCACACCTCCTACTGTTATGGCTGTTTCTCAACCCATAACTGCGAGCAGCGATGTTAGCCAAAATACCGCTATAAGTGATCGTCCGAAAGCAAAACCCGTTTCGAAGAAAGAGGGTAAAAATATCCGAAAAGCTTCGTCCAGTGTAATAGGCGGAAAgttgcagcaacagcaacaacagcaacaacaacagcagcaacagcaacagcagcaacaacaggcAACGTTGATGGCTGGTCTTCAGCAGCAGTATCAGCAAAAACAACGACAACACACTTATCAAGTTCAGCAGGTGCATCAGCTGCAACAACTCAATCAACAGTTACAATTACAGTTGGATCAAGTGCAg gtgcagcagcagcaacagcaacaacaatctCAGACTCAACAGCAACCGCAGTCGCAACAATTGCAGTTAcagcagtcacagtcacaacaACAACCTGGAGTAGTAACTGCTAGTGGAAATAATATACTCATGCCCACTCAGTTAATGTCCCATCTTCATCCTACGCATACTCATCATCTTCACGACCAA CAAGCGACTCAACAAAATCTTGCCGAGCAAACAGATCCTGAGTTAGCAAGACTACATCGAGATGGAGCTTGTCCTTTTGTAGCCGCTGCTCAAAAAGCAAAAGCACTTTGTACCAGTGAAAGCGTCATAAAATTGGAAGACGGCACACATATTCCTCTTGACGAtgcttttgaaatatttcgatcTATCAGTTTTGACGATACTGTTGATG TAGCAACAGAAGATCAAGAGAAACTTGAACTGAAAAGATTAGAAGTATCGGCTGGTAAAGATCCTCAACAAccgcaacaacaacagcaacatcaGTCGCCGCCGCAACAAGTGCAACAACAACAAAATCTGCAAACTACCCAAATAGTTCAGCAGGCAGCCAGTCCTTACACTTCCCAAGAATATTTCACTAATCCGGTATCATCGGTACCGTCTGTTTCGTTACCAACTTTGCCTTCTCTTCAAGTAACTAGTGCTGGTGTTCAAATACAAGCAGACATATCAGCAGGTTTACAATTAACTGGTACACAACCGTTACAAAATCAACCATTTAAAGATGCATTAACAGTGTACCAAGAAGGATATCTTCAAGGTCTTCGATGTCATTTCCAGCCACAATTATTACTTCAATCTTCTGAAATAA CATTTCCCACTCAAGGTTTACCTACAGTATCTGAAGCGACAGGAATAGTAGATAATATACCTCATCAAACGAATGGTTATGGTCAATCAACAGCCTGTAGCACTAATCAAGTTCAAGTTGCTACTCAAACTCAAGCACCGGCAGCAACAACAACCGCTGCAACAATTGTTGCTTCGGATAAAAAGCAAGTTTATACAGCGCCAACTACTGGTAAAGGAAAAAAAGGACGATACCCTCTTTTACCGCAACAACCATCGTgtcaacaacaacagcagcaacaacagcaacagcagcaacaacaacaacaacaacaaactGCCAATACCCAGCAGCAAACTCCCAACTTTCCcaatcaaaattatcaattgGATCCAACAACAG ttGCTGGTCAATATACAACAGGTGTCCCAACTGTTGGTGGTTATACAACTAGTCAAGTACCACCCGCGCCATTTTCTTGTATGGACGTGGATTCCGAAACAGACAGTAATCACGATACAGCATTGACATTGGCATGTGCCGGTGGACACGAAGAACTCGTCGAACTTCTATTGAGCCGCGGTGCGGATATCG AGCACAGAGATAAGAAGGGATTCACCCCGCTTATTTTGGCAGCAACAGCAGGGCATCACAAAGTTGTAGAAATTCTTTTGAACCATGGAGCCGACATAGAGGCTCAATCTGAACGTACTAAAGATACACCTTTGTCCCTTGCCTGTAGCGGTGGTAGATACGAAGTGGTAGACCTTTTGCTTAATCGGGGTGCTAATAAGGAACATCGTAACGTTTCTGATTACACACCTTTGAGTCTTGCTGCGTCTGGTGGATACGTTAATATAATAAAGCTTCTTCTTAGTCATGGTGCTGAAATTAATTCTCGAACTGGTTCAAAATTAGGTATTTCCCCTCTGATGCTGGCCGCTATGAATGGTCATGTTG CTGCGGTAAAATTATTGTTGGATATGGGTAGTGATATAAACGCTCAAATAGAAACTAATCGCAATACGGCGCTAACATTGGCGTGTTTTCAAGGAAGACACGAGGTTGTTAGTCTTCTTCTTGATCGTAAAGCTAACGTAGAACATCGAGCAAAG ACTGGCTTAACGCCATTAATGGAAGCAGCTAGTGGAGGATACGTTGAGGTTGGACGCGTTTTACTCACCAAGGGAGCAGATGTTAACGCTACTCCCGTTCCATCGTCTCGCGATACTGCCCTTACCATCGCTGCTGATAAAGGACATTGTCGTTTCGTAGAATTGTTGTTGTCAAG GGGAACTCAAGTAGAAGTAAAGAACAAAAAGGGAAATAGTCCACTTTGGTTAGCAGCAAATGGTGGACACTTGAATGTTGTTGATTTATTGTACCATGCTGGTGCGGACATAGATTCGCAAGATAATCGAAAG GTTTCTTGTCTAATGGCTGCTTTTCGCAAGGGACATATTAAGGTCGTTAAATGGATGGTAAATCATGTTACTCAATTTCCAAGCGATCAAGAAATGACAAGGTACATAGCTACCGTAAGCGATAAAGAATTATTAGAGAAATGTCAAGAGTGTGTAAAAGTGATCCGAGCGGCAAAAGAAACTCAAGCGGCAAAAGCGAATAAAAACGCAACGATACTGTTGGAGGAACTCGATATGGAAAAAACGAGGGAAGAATCGAAAAAGGCAGCAGCTGCCCGTAGACgagaacgaaagaaaaagaagaaactcgagaaaaaagaagagaagcGTAAATTGCACGAAGAATACAAAAAGAGCGAAACGAACTATGAAGACAAGGAGGAGAGTGGAAAGAAATCCGGAGACGAGGAGTGCGACAGAGCCGACGATAGCGAACATGAAACTGGTGACGGTTGTGAAAGAATGGACAGCATGCCATCGCCGGTTAACAGAAGCCCAGAAGATCCTGATAGAGAGGAAGGGGATAGCGGAATCGACGCAAACAGTCAAGGTAGCTGTAGCAGTAACGATGTCAAGGCTAGGGAGAAGAAGaaagataaaaagaaaaagaagagtagtagcagcagcagcagcagcccgGCTACCAACGAAAAAGATACATCTCCGCAAAGGTCTCCAAAATCCGTTATCGCGCAAAGTACTAGTTTGCCTCAAAACTCCATCACGCCGACAAAGTCTCAAAATAATTCGTCTGACAA AAGAACTATGATTAATAGTACGGGTGCAGTGTCCGCGTCCGTGTCAATGTCCGTGTCCACGTCCACATCCACGTCCACGTCTACGTCGACGTCGACAGCTGCCGTTACGACGAATACTAGATCGTCAACCGTGAATTGTGGCGAACGTAAATTAAAAGGTCAGCTGGTATTCGAATCGTCAAGACATCCTGCCGATAGGGAGGATTTCGAGGCAACCGGCAATGAAACGTACATGCCTGGTAAAGGTAAAAAGGCTTATAGTAATCAATACGATGGAGACGCATTGAATACGTCCATGAAGTCAAACAATACAACTAGTCCTAAGCAAGGAGGCAAGCGTGAAGAAGGTTGGAAAGAAGTTGTACGAAA GGGACAGTCCGACGATTCGGGAAGATTCATGAATTCACCATTCCGTTCGAAAAAAGTTTCCGTTCCACCAAATGCTATTAGCCGAGTTATTGGAAGAGGCGGGAGCAATATAAATGCAATTAGAGGCGCAACAGGAGCCCATATTGAAGTAGAAAAGCAAAGCAAGTGTCAGGGTGAACGAATCATCACTATCAA AGGATCGTCAGACGCAACGAAGCAAGCTCACACGTTGATAGCTGCTCTTATTAAGGATCCAGACGTTGATATATTACAGATGCTTCCAAAATCGAAACTTACGGTCGTTACAACTTCCTGTTGGGATAAAACCGTTTCTACCATAGCG TCGAGTAAAGCAAAGTTGGGTGCTGTAAGTAAACCATCTAGTCTAATGTCCAATTCGAGTAGTACGCAAATCAATAAATCTAATTACACACCGGGAGTTTCTACCGTGAATCAGTTGATTCCGCTTCGATCTTCGTCCAGCATTAAACTTACCGGAGCGTTTCCAACACCTTTACCACGCGCAACGGCACCGAGACTCGTGGCCGCAG CTGAGAAACGAGCTCAAGCCGTAGCTGCTCAGATGGCTTCTTCGTCGTCGAACACAAAAACAACAATGTCGTATACGAGTGCAATCATGACCGCAGGACGAGCAACGAAAATTGTGACGACGAGCACCACGCAAACTTTTGCTGCGAAATTATCCGAAATCACTGCCTCGACACATACATCTACTACCGTGATGCAGTCCACTCATACAACGGTAAACAAGCAAAAATCGTTACAAGCAAATACCGTCACTGTCATGTCAGCTACGGCTGCGGCAATGGCTCAGACTTCGTCTCAACAGTCCATAGTCAGTACATCGCCGAAACACTGCCGACCACTGCCTACTTTGTCTGCCCCGCCGACTATGGTTTCTCATTATTCTGGAAAGTCTACTTATTCTCCTGGATCTAATACCGCCGTGTCGTCAGCAACGAACACCGTGGTTGCATATTGCCCAGAAAATTCCACCGCTTCGACTTGTTCAAACGCGACGATTCGAGTCAGCCCGTCACCACCGGTGGTGCCGCAGTGTCAGCAGatgcagcagcagcaacagcatcaGCATCAACATCAGCAACAACAGCATCCGCATCACCAACAGCAGCAGCAGTcccaacaacaacaacaacaatcacatcagcagcaacaacagcagcaaccgcaacagcagcagcagcagcaagtTCGTAGTTCAACACCTATCGCGCAGACAATTcaagaacaacaacaacagcaccaacatcagcagcaacagcagcaacaacagcaacagcagcagcagcagcaacaacaacagcagcagcagcagcaaacaAATAATACACCACTGgaatattcattattcaatgatACCTTTACAAAAGTGACCCAGCAGTCAATGTGGGGTGGTCGAGAAAACGAGTCTCAGAAGGGCATGAACTTTGCGACCGTAGCCGGTGGCGGCGTATCTGTGAATACGTCTGGCTCGTCTTCGTCCAAATTCATTGACAGCGTTCCTCCCCAG GTGGACGCTTCGAAAGCACCTGGATATCGAGGAACAACGATGTGTTCTCCCGTTTCGAGTAAATCAAACAACAGTGCGACGAACGCGAACGTGAACCCGAACGCGAATACAAATGCAAACGCGAATGCAAATGCTAATGCGAACGCGTCCAACATGGGAAGCGGCGGGTCTTCTAATGCCGGCCACAATCCGATTCAACCACCGCAATTTCAGTCATCCGGAAATTACAGCGAACATCCTCTGTCGAATAAACCTCCCGGTAGTTTGGCCGTAGCACGGCCGGTGATTCCGCAACAAAGCATGGAAATGAGTGCAGCAGCTGCGGCAGCGGCAGCGGCTGCGGCGGCTATGGGAACGCAATATAACAGGCCAGTGTTTCAAGGCGACTTAACATCTCGCAACGCTACAACGCATCAAGCGCATGTGATTGCGTCGACGTCTCAAGCCACATTAGACGTAGGCTTGTTCAAAGGAAATAATGTCGGTTATGAACATCCGAATGTCAACTCGAGCCTGTTGAAGATGGTACCGAACGAAGCGGCCCAGGGCCATCCACTTCTGCCTTTCCATCCCCACATGCAGAACTTCACGCAAACAATCGCAGCACCATCTGCTTCGGTTAATACCACTGTCAGTATGTCCAGATTAAATCCAAGGGCGCCCGATTTCTCTAGTTCTTTACACTTGAACAATAAGCCTCAAGTAACTATGTTCAATGCGGGTTCAGCAGCGGGAATACATCCGAATATGTTTGCCACGGTGCCGCCACCTCCTCCATCCGCGATCCAGTCTAATAATTTAGCGATGCTCGGAAACTTTCCTCTAGGAAAGTATCAACCGGCATCCCGTGCCACTCCCAATACAGGAATCTCGACGAATGGACAAACTCGATGGCCGTTCGCTCCGCCTCACAATAATTATCCACCTCACCAAGAACCAATGATCGGACAAATCGGCTTGTCGAATCATTTGGCAAACATTACCGCGCAACCTGGTAGCATCGATTTGATCACCAGTTTAGAAAACGGTGGTTCACCGGCTATATCGCCCTCTTCGCCGGCCCAGGTTGCCCAAGAAATGAATCAATTGAAGATCGAGGATCGTAAAGTACCACGACCAATTGGTACAGAAAGAGCATGGAAGAATTATACGATGGCGGGAATGGGACCCGGTGGAGATGCCGACTCCATCAACTGGATGTTGAATAACGAAAAACTTGTTGGCTCTTGGGCAAGTTTGGCTCCAGGAATAGACAGGCATCAAATGTTTCGATCCAATGCCGCTTACAATCGTATATCCAACGTTGATGCTGAACTTCATCAAATGATGGAATCCTCCTTTCAG GGTCATGTGGATACTCAACAACCGTTTCCAAATGGTAGCGCGGCAGCCCTGTCGATAATGCCTGGGCTAACTCTATTACCTGGTCAATTTGGAACACCTGCTCTAACAGAAATTCCTCCTAACGAAGCAAATAAAATGGATGCGCCAGCATGGGGAATACCAGATGCCGTGCAAGATAAGCAACATCCG GCATGGAATAAATGGGCTCAttag